TACAAAAAAGAAAGCACTTCAGGAGATGGGTGGTTGTTATGGTGCATTTATTTTGTCATTAATTCTGCACTTAATACCTAGCTATATCAAAACATTATTGCTTCCTCAATGCTCATCCAACCCAAcccaacaaaataaaaaaataaaaatgtcacACATTTAGAGATAAACATATTAGCATTTCATCTATATTACTATATGGTAAATTGCTAACTAAATAGAATTATAGAAATCATTATTGCATGAGAACTTCTTAAATACATTTTCCATTTCGAAAACGCTTCCGGAACTCTATATTTACGGTCTTCTTTTACCGTTTGaacgtttccgtttccgtgttTGCAGGTGAATCTTATTCATACCCATCACATTACCCATTTATAAAGAAAGCAAGTTCattttcatcatcatcatcatactCATCAAGTGGTGGAGATCATGGGTATGATTATATAGTAATTGGAGGGGGTACAGCTGGTTGTCCATTAGCTTCAACATTGTCACAAAATTACAGTGTGTTATTGCTTGAAAGAGGAGGTGTGCCAttcacaaatccaaatgtgtcattTTTGGCAAATTTTCACATAACTTTGGCTGATACTTCTCcaaattctgcttcacaatacTTCATTTCTACTGATGGAGTCCTCAATGCTAGGGCTAGGGTTTTGGGTGGTGGTACTAGCATCAATGCTGGTTTCTATACTAGAGCTAGCAAAAGGTATGATATATACACTTAATTATAAGTTATTATGTCTTGATTTTTGATATTTAGCCTTTTCATCCAAAAAGTAGGGGTGtgtatttggtttaaatcgaacTGAACCGAAagtgtaactttttaaacttacaaaccgaaccgaaaatttAATCCTTTTATAATATCCAATTGAAGCGagccaaattttttggtttggtttggtttggctCATTAATTCTTTGCACATCCCTATCGGAAATATAACTAAAcctattaaaattttcaaatgtaCTGgtcaattttgataattaagtaCATTCTAATTGTAGTCAACTATTTAAAGGTACATTTACATAAAAAGCCAAAAAAATGTCAGTTGTAACCAACCATATTAATTTCGTTAGTTGTAGCATAATTTTACtaagtattttttaattaaaagatattaaGTCTGAttagaattgaaaaaattcaaaaaaggtttaactttatttttggataaataagtcattaaattatatttattgaaattaGGCTATAATTAACGGGAAAAAAAGTTCagttagaattaaaaaaaatggccTTTAAATAACCCACTTTTTTATACCAATGTCCCTATATGTACAAGTTTTTCAattgaatataataattttttcaagGATTAGTCTCCTCGAAATGGACCAACAAGAACATTAGGGTTTTGTGTTGTTGAATTGAAAAAGATAAAGGTAACAATTTAGCATAGTTATTGCCACTTGGATCAGTTGGAGGTTGTTTAATGCCATGTGAAGTTAGTTGCAGCTCATAACTAGCTAGCATATAGAGaacataattaattagttgGAAGAATAATACATCTACAtctagaaaaaatttaaaaattagatttattttaataatagaaAATCGAATCTGAAACTCTCATGTTAAAATATACTATTACTACTACTTAAAAGAAAATATTCTAGCTgaatttttgatgaataatgaaAAATTTGAGCAAATGTCAACTTAGGTATGATAACTTTCCATAAATagaattaaaagataaattcatGAGCAATTTgagatttaatttttagatgTTAAGTATGGTACTACAAAGGAATTTTATAGATTGAATTAGACAAATCGACAAATTAAGTCAAAACATACACATCAAACTAATAACGATTGATTGGTATAAAAAGTTCTTGGTAGACAATATATGGTtatatgtttttcttaaatatatggttataaattggttattgATGTATCTAGCTAGCTTGtcatatagaaaaataataatgtatgatcaatttaattattaaatgagCTCCACATTTATATCCTAGATGGTAGAAATATTATTCTAAAAAACATTAtccttaattttaataaaaaataaaaacattaagtgTAAGGGACCGGAAATAGAGCTTAAAAAGTCATGATCAATGTTTAAAGATGGTACCAGAAAACCAATGAGAGTTGGTACAAGTagtaagcggcttggtatcgtTTAAGTAAGGtttcgggttcgagtccttatGAATGCAAaaaattcccactggaagactcctccaccatgccaggtgcgcgacacgggtcggatccggattagtcagggcgaaggcTTGGAAACCGAATTGGCttactaaaaaaaaaagatggtaCCAGAAAAATTCAGTGGTCACATTTTTATGGTTGGAAGACATTAATTTATTAGGGTTTGATTGTAATGACGGTGACCATATATTATTCATGACATTGTACTTTATTTAGAGCATTTATTATTTCTCCTGCTACCATCttaaggcttaatacatagtttgacccctgaacttgtacccttttacccatctaacccttaaatttaacgtctcacctatcgaacctctgcagttgttaaataatccgatttaacccctgaacttgataaatatgtaagtattgaacccttcgtgtccacctgtcacttgaaacgttctagaagaaattgtgtacggaggggttaaatgtttacgtatttatcaagttcaggggttaaatcgggttatttaacaagttcaggggttcgataggtgagacgttaagtttgtaggttagatgggtaaaagggtacaagttcaggggtcaaactatatattcgGCCACCATCTtaatgatattaattttatgtgATCAAAAACCAAATTGAACCAAACCACCTAGCCAAAAAAGTTATCCTGTTTGGTTATCtcggttatattttatttaaaacctatatgaaccaaaaccaaaccaagTAAGCAGATTTTATTTCCTatcaattaatttgattcgATTAATCGGTTTTAACCGTTTATTACACAATCGTAATAAAAAGTACAAATTAATACTAGTacttagttaattttttattcactAATTGTAATCTTATAATTGAATGTACTTGTGTGGCAGGTTTCTAAATAATGTAGGATGGGATGAGAAATTGGTGAATGAGTCATATACTTGGGTTGAGGACCAAATTGTACACAAACCTAAGGTTGCTCCATGGCAAGCTATTGTAAGGGACAGTCTATTAGATGTTGGGGTCTCACCTTTTAATGGATTCACTTATGATCACGTCTATGGAACTAAGTTTGGTGGAACCATCTTCGACCGGTTCGGCCGCCGCCACACCTCCGCCGAGCTTCTTGCTTCGGCTAACCCTCGGTTGCTTACGGTCTTGATACATGCCACAGTCCAGAAAGTTCTGTTTGATACATCAAGTATGGTAAAACACTTTAAATTagaaattcataatatatgtttatagggtgtgcaaaaaccgaaccaaattgaaTCACCGAATCAAATAGATAAATTCAATTTGGTTTGGTacattattgtttttatttggttcggttcggttttgataataaaaaaatcagttaatTTATAttgcaaaaccaaaccaaaccaaaaatcaagCAAATTGACTAATTTGGTctggtttaaaaaatttagttcctaaagttttggtttgggtttaaaatagtaaaattttgttttggttTATGCTGATTTGAACCAAATGCACTTCTCTAGAGGTGCAAAAACCGAATAACatctaatatttaaattgaactgataaatttgatttaatttgttatgataatataaaaaaattcaatgttTTGGTTCAGTTGGATTTTATAAGTAAAAAATATCAGTTTACTTTTTGCATAAACAAACCGAACTGAAAACCAATCGAACCGACATATTTTGTTCggaatgttttaaatttataaactaaattcaatttgattgatttaaaaagcaaattaatttttttgatttggtttaacttggttcggtttgatttgattcagTTCGGGTcaaaccgaatgcacaccctaAGTGTTCATATAATTTGGACTaacataaaaactaaaaagtacTAATAAATGCTACTAATCCAGGCAAGATTCCGAAGGCAATAGGTGTGATCTTCAAAGATGAAAATGGCAATCAACATCAAGCATTTCTTGCAAACAATCCAACAAGTGAAATTATATTGTCAAGTGGTGCAATTGGGTCACCTCAAATGATGCTTTTAAGTGGGATTGGCCCAAAAAATGAACTGAAAAAAATGGGAATTCCAGTAGTTTTGGACAATAAATTTGTAGGACAAGGCATGGTTGATAATCCTATGAACACTATTTTTGTTCCTTCTAAAAGACATGTTAAACAGTCTCTAATTCAGACTGTTGGGATTACAAAATTTGGTGTTTATATTGAAGCTAGCAGTGGATTTGGACAGTCTCAAAATAGTATTCGGTGTCACCATGGAATTATGTCCGCAGAGGTAAGCATTTCATGAAATGCTTTTATTTTTCGGTAAATTATGTTACACGCAAACTTATCAAGTCTTACATTTCGGCGTTTTATTTTCCGTTTTTGAAAATGCAGATAGGGCAGCTATCTACAATCCCACCAAAACAAAGAACAAGAGAAGCAATTCATGCATACATTAACCGAAAAAAAGATCTCCCCCATGAAGCATTCAAAGGAGGTTTCATTCTTGAAAAGCTAGCCAGCCCGAAATCAACCGGAAATCTCCACTTACTCAACACAAATGTCGACGAAAACCCTTCGGTCACATTCAATTACTTCCACCACCCGGAAGACCTCCGAAGCTGCGTCCACGGCGTTCGGATGGCTGCAAAGATAGTTCAGTCTCATTACTTTACGAATTTTACGCAATGCGATAAGGAGACTAGAGAAAAGATTCTGAACAGTAGCGTAGTTGCTAATGTTAATCTTATTCCTAAGCATCCGAATGACACCAAGTCTGTTGAGCAATTCTGTAGAGATACTGTGATCACTATTTGGCATTATCATGGTGGGTGTCATGTTGGCAAGGTGGTTGATCGGGATCATAAGGTTCTTGGTGTTCAGAGGCTTCGGATTGTTGACGGTTCGACGTTTGATGAATCGCCGGGGACTAATCCTCAAGCTACCGTGTTGATGATGGGGAGGTACGAGTACTAATgtctataatttttgttttataaaacgttactaaGATAGATTTTCAAGTTAGTATTAAAAACCCAATAACCGAACTGAACCGACAAAAATTCAGAACCGACaaaaattcagtttggtttagtttgatagtattattaatttttggtttttcaGTTCAGTTCGGCTAAATTTTAGTGCAAATCGAACTAAACTTAATTGATGATTCggttttgtttgaaaaaaaaaattggaacagTTTGGCTTGGACTGAATGTACATCCCTAGGATGTGCATTCGGTTTAAACCGATCTggaatttatcatttttaaagaTCTTAtcgaataaaaaatttaagaaattgaaaattttctaaTCGAACTGAAACTGTCGGTTCGGACGGTTCCTTGGTTCAGTTCGGTTTACATTACAagttaactaaaattttatgttaaaaatcaaaccaaactataATTCACACGCTGCTATATTCTGCAGGTACATGGGGATGAAGATTTCGAGAGAGAGACTAGGGCATGAAGCTGGTgcttaaaatcaaaaaataatgaaGCATAAGAAAATGAGAGGATCACTAATTGTTAGTATAGTAGTGGCAAAATGTAATGTCTTTTTTGTTAGTAATTAGTAGAAAATGTGTTGTTTTTGAGAAATCAATATTGTCATCTCATTTGCTAGAAAACTATTTTTGTCTGCCTCAATTTGGTAGCATGTAGCATATAGTACATTTCCAAATTTAATATGTTCAGAACATGTTATTAtgtaggcttaattccttaaaaaacccccaccttgcatttttttttcgtttataccctgaccttgtaaaaacaccatttgtacccaattttgagtttttatgtttcatctctacccaaaagtattaaattatactcttttcatttgaaaaaaagtttaaaacaatccttcatttttaacttatatactaattagatattaatgttattaatagtacaaaaataccatttcttcaaaaaaattaaaaataataataattttttttaattttttaataaaatatatccgaatttttttaaatttttaaatttattattttttttaaattattttaaaaaatatttccgataaaaaaattaaaaataataataattttttaattttttcattattttataaaattaaaaaaattaattatttggatgtattgattattttgtaagtttaagggtttatttgtatatttaaaaatagaaaaaaatatgttctaaactcttttccaaatgaaaaaagtacaatttaatacttttgggtagggatgaaacataaaaacccaaaattgggtacaaatggtgtttttacaagatcagggtataaacgaagaaaaagtgcaaggtgggggttttttaaggaattaagcctattaTGTACTATATGTATAGTATTAATAGTCCATTTTCAACAACTAGATCAAGTAACTAATTGAAAATGTTGCAAATGAGTTAATTCTTTTCCTTTTGGCTAAAAATCACCTCCTCGCCTCTcaaattctataatttttacaactgataaaagatttttttcatatatttttaattttcagttgttTTTTCAGTTTTTCTACCTATGAGTTTGCTCTTCATCAAGTTTGAAgctttaacaaaaataatattctcTATTTTTTAGGTTTATTAGAAGTACTATTCTCTATTTTTATGTCAGTTAACTCTTAAATTGGATTATCGTGGTCCCTAACTCGTTTGGTTTGTACAATTTAGAagttaattgatctaaaaataaagTATATCGTATTTAATCGATTAAAATGGTAATATATTAGTTAATCGATTAAAATGGTTATATATTAGTTAAGTATAAATATATGGAACAATCTTTGCTTAATATTGTAGAGGAGAAATCAAATACGGTAACCACAAGATTAGGTAAGCTAATAAATCAAATATGTCATGTCATTGCATTACTTATGGTAGCTATTA
This window of the Mercurialis annua linkage group LG5, ddMerAnnu1.2, whole genome shotgun sequence genome carries:
- the LOC126682638 gene encoding protein HOTHEAD; the protein is MAINFSLFFFLFSLHNALSSSQGESYSYPSHYPFIKKASSFSSSSSYSSSGGDHGYDYIVIGGGTAGCPLASTLSQNYSVLLLERGGVPFTNPNVSFLANFHITLADTSPNSASQYFISTDGVLNARARVLGGGTSINAGFYTRASKRFLNNVGWDEKLVNESYTWVEDQIVHKPKVAPWQAIVRDSLLDVGVSPFNGFTYDHVYGTKFGGTIFDRFGRRHTSAELLASANPRLLTVLIHATVQKVLFDTSSKIPKAIGVIFKDENGNQHQAFLANNPTSEIILSSGAIGSPQMMLLSGIGPKNELKKMGIPVVLDNKFVGQGMVDNPMNTIFVPSKRHVKQSLIQTVGITKFGVYIEASSGFGQSQNSIRCHHGIMSAEIGQLSTIPPKQRTREAIHAYINRKKDLPHEAFKGGFILEKLASPKSTGNLHLLNTNVDENPSVTFNYFHHPEDLRSCVHGVRMAAKIVQSHYFTNFTQCDKETREKILNSSVVANVNLIPKHPNDTKSVEQFCRDTVITIWHYHGGCHVGKVVDRDHKVLGVQRLRIVDGSTFDESPGTNPQATVLMMGRYMGMKISRERLGHEAGA